Genomic DNA from Labilibaculum sp. DW002:
ACCAAATGGTTTCACCTCCACGGATACTCTTGTTGGGTTTGGTAGGTATTCTTACGGCAGTATATACTGCATTGTGGTTCCTGATTCCAAATTTTGAATTTGTAAAATTGTCAATTATCGACTGGTTACCGGTATTTGTTTTGGTTGTAGCGGCCTTTTTGTTGAGTATTCCTCGAAAATTTTACAATGCAAAAACGTTGGTTGCAGTATTAACCTTACCAAAAGCATTCTTTTTAATGTTTATATCCCTTTTTAAATTAAAAGGAGCAAATAAGAAATTTATCCATACAGAACATGGTGTTGAAAACTAAAAACTGAACTTATGAAAATAGGAATTGAAGGTCAGAGACTTTACAGAAAGAAAAAGCACGGTATGGATATGGTTGCTTTGGAGTTGATCAAGAATCTTCAGGTAATCGATAAAGAAAATGAATACGTAATTTTCGTAAAGCCAGATGAGGATAATACTTGCATACCTAAAGCCGATAATTTTAAGGTGATTGAGTTGGGTGGAGGTCCTTATCCTACATGGGAACAGTTTGCCCTTCCTAAAGCAGCAGCAGCCGAAGGTTGTGATATATTGCATTGCACGAGTAACACAGGGCCAATAAAATCGAAAGTGCCTTTGGTTACCATTCTACATGATATTATCTATTTGGAAAGTGTAAGTATTTTTAAAAAAGGAGGAACTTGGTATCAGAAGTTAGGAAATATGTACCGAAGATGGGTTGTACCTCCAGTTGCAAGAAAAAGCAAGCGTGTTTCAACGGTTTCTAACTTTGAGAAAGACAGAATTAAAAACTTTATGGGATTAGGGGACAATTTGGTCGCTATTCATAATGGAGTAGGAGAGCATTTTCAGCCAGTAACTGATCAGGAAACGCTAAGTAAAGCAAAGGAGCAATATGCTTTGCCTGATAATTTTATGTTTTTTCTTGGTAATACCGACCCGAAAAAAAATACACCAAACACTTTAAAAGCTTTCGCTGATTTTAATAAAAAAAGTGAGATCAAATATAAATTAGTGATGTTGGATTATGAAGAGAATGCTCTTCGTAAGATTCTATCTGATATTGGTTGTCCTGAAATTCGAGAAGATATTCACCTTACTGGTTATGTAGTGAATACCGACCTACCAGCTATTATTAGTCAATGTAAGGTTTTCTTGTACCCATCTCTTCGTGAGAGTTTTGGAATACCTATTCTTGAAGGAATGGCGTGTGGAGTACCGGTAATTACTTCAAATACATCATCAATGCCAGAAATTGCAGGAGATGCAGCCTTAATTGTTGATCCTCATAAAAGCGAGGAAATTACTTCTGCAATACAAAAGATTGTAGATAACGAAGAATACAGAGAGGAACTTTGCAAAAAGGGCGTGGAACGAGCAAAAATATTTTCATGGAAAAATATGGCTAAAGAATATTTAAAACTCTATGAGGAAGTTTATTCCGAAATAAATTAAACCTAAAGACTATTAACCTTTATCATCCCTTATTAATTGAAAAACGACTATACTTATGAAATACATAGAAATTATATTTTGGGTAGCATTGTTCATTATTTTTTATTCTTACTTAGGTTATGGTATACTCCTTTACCTAATTATTAAACTAAGACGATTATTTGGCTTGTCAAAAAAGTTTACTGGAAATCAGGATTATGAACCTGAAGTAACCTTGTTTGTTGCAGCTTATAACGAGAAAGATTACGTAGACGAAAAGGTGAAGAATTCAAAGAGTTTGAACTATCCTCAAGATAAGGTAAAACAAGTTTGGCTAACAGATGGTTCCGACGATGGAACTCCAGATATATTGAGAAAATATGATGGTGTAGAAGTTTATCATGAAGATGCTCGAGGAGGCAAAATTGGAGCAATGAATCGAGGAATGAAGTTTGTAAAAACACCTATTGTTATTTTTTCGGATGGAAATACTACACTTGGTGAAGATTCGATTCAGGAAATTGTCAATTTATTTAAAGACCCTAAGGTTGGTTGTGTTTCTGGTGAAAAGAGAATTTATCAAAAGGATGCGGATGCTGCGGCTGGTGCTGGAGAAGGTTTGTACTGGAAGTATGAGTCTACATTAAAAAAGTGGGATGCAGAATGGTACTCTGTTGTTGGTGCAGCAGGGGAATTGTTTGCAATTAGAACAGAATTATGGCAAGAGGTCGAAAAAGATACCTTACTCGATGATTTTATTATTTCTCTGCGAGTGGCCATGTCTGGATATACAATTCAATACAATCCGAATGCATATGCAATTGAAACAGCCTCTGCTAATGTAAAAGAAGAGTTGAAGCGTAAGGTTCGTATTTCAGCTGGAGGAATTCAGTCCGTAGTTAGACTAAGTCCACTATTGAATTTGTTTAAGTATGGAAGATTATCATTCCAATACATTTCTCACAGAGTACTGCGTTGGACTTTAACGCCTTTGTTATTGTTATTACTTATTCCGCTAAATTTTGTTTTGGCGTATAATTCTGGAATGAACCCAAGTAATATTTATACAATTTTGTTTTATGCACAAATTGCATTTTATGCAGCTGCATTATTAGGATGGTTTCTTGAGAATAGACAAATTAAAATCAAGGTATTGTTTGTGCCTTACTACTTTTTCATAATGAACCTTTCGGTATATTTAGGCTTTCGCCGATATATAAAAGGAAATCAATCAGTGAAATGGGAAAGAGCCAAGCGTGGTTAAGCTAAAGCATAATTGAACGAAAAAAACAGGAAATACATATCGTATTTCCTGTTTTTGTATTATTAATAGTTCTAGTGTAATTAATTTTTTGTGATTGGTAAATCTAAAGTGAATGTACTTCCATTATCAATTTGACTTTCAACGGTTATTTTACCTTCCATTTTTTCTGCAAAACTACCTGCAACCTTAAGTCCAATTCCTCTTCCCGTTTCCCCGTTGGTACCATAATTTGATATGTGTTCTTTTGCATCAAATAGTTTAGTTTGATCTTCTTCGGTGATTCCTATTCCAGTATCCACAACCGAAAGGTGTATATGTTCTTCGTTTAATTCACATTGAACAATTATCTTTCCTCCTTCTGCTGTGAATTTTAAAGCGTTGGATATTAGGTTTCTAAGAATTGTTTTTGTGAGGTACATGTCTGCTGAAATCTCAATGCTATCTGAAACTTGAGATTCAAAGCTAATGTTCTTGAGGCTTAGGTTTCGTTTGAAAAGATAGAATGAACTTTCAACTAAGTTCGCAACATTTATTTGTTCGGGCTGCATCTTCAGATTTCCACTTTGTGATTTAGCCCAACCAAGAAGATTTTCAAGTAGGTTTGATACTTCGTCACTACATTCAACAAGAGTTTGCATTGTTTCTTTGTAATCATCACTATCATGTTCAAATATCCCTTTTGATAATAAATCAAGAGTCATTTGAATGTTACCGAGTGGTGATCGCAGATCGTGGCCAATTACAGAGAACATTTTGTCTTTAAGGCTATTTAAATCGGCAAGATGATCAGAAGTTTCTTGAAGTTCGTCTCGAGTAAATTTAAGCTCGAGATGGGTTTTAATTCTAATAATCAGCTCTTCCTTATTAAATGGCTTAGTGATGTAATCAACACCACCTAATTCAAATCCTTTTACAATTTTTGATTTTTCGCCAACGGCGGTTAAGAATATAATTGGGAGATTTTTGTGTTTTTCTTTTGATTTAATGATCTCACAAACCTGAAAACCATCCATTTCTGGCATCATAATGTCAAGTAATACAAGGTCTGGTTTAGTTCTTTCTACCAAATCAATAGCCGACTTACCATTGGTTGCAATTACAATTTTGAAATTAAGCTCTCGTAAAGTAAGAGCAACAATTTTTAAATTATTGGGATTGTCATCAACAACTAAAACAGTTGGAGTATGCCCTTTCATGTCAATTTTCATATTCGTATTCACGCAGAAGCAATTTTAGTTGAGGTTTAAAATAAAGTCAGTATTTCTAGTAATGATATTGGTTACGTAAAGTACGAAGAAGGGTTCAAAAAAAACTAATTTTTATTTGTGAATTTTGATAAATAAAATGAATGAAAATCTAAACCAAGTTTATTATCTTACGTATTGTATTTATTGCTTAAAATAGAAAAAGATATGTTTTTTCCTGATTTTGAGTTTATTGAAAATTAAGACTACTTATAACTTAGATATAAAAATATGAAAGGATTGATTTTTTGTGAGTTTCTCGAGATGGTAGAAGAGAAATTTGGATATGAAACTGTTGATGAAATTATTGAAAAATCAAACTTACCTAGTAAAGGGATCTATACTTCAGTAGGAACCTATTCACATGAAGAAATGTTCTCTCTTGTAGGACAGTTGAGCGTGAATCTAAAGGTGCCTGTTTCTAAATTGTTTTATACTTATGGTGTATATGTATTTGGGGTTTTTGGGAAAGCGTATAAGGATCTAATCATAGAACATTCAGATGCATTTCAATTTTTAAGCAGAGTAGAAGATACCATTCATGTTCAAGTTTTAAAATTATATCCTGAGGCAGAATTACCAACTATTGAGATAAAAAGTCAGGGACCTCACAAGCTAGAGTTGATTTATACTTCTCAGAGAAAGATGGCTGACTTTGCTGAGGGATTAATTCAAGGTTGTTTGAATTATTTTAATGAAGATGCTAGTATAAACAAAGTAGGTTTAACTGAAGATCAAACTCAAGTTTTATTTACGATCCAGAAAAATGTATGAGCAAAGAATTTGAACTAATACAACGTAAACTAGAACGAGAGAAAAAGGCTCGGTTACAGGCGGAAAAATTGCTTGAAGATAAGTCCTTACAACTTTATGAATCTAATCAGCAATTAAAAAGCCTAAATAATAATTTAGAAACTATTGCTCAGGAGAGAACCAAGAAGTTATTAGAGACAGAGCAAGAGT
This window encodes:
- a CDS encoding glycosyltransferase family 4 protein, translating into MKIGIEGQRLYRKKKHGMDMVALELIKNLQVIDKENEYVIFVKPDEDNTCIPKADNFKVIELGGGPYPTWEQFALPKAAAAEGCDILHCTSNTGPIKSKVPLVTILHDIIYLESVSIFKKGGTWYQKLGNMYRRWVVPPVARKSKRVSTVSNFEKDRIKNFMGLGDNLVAIHNGVGEHFQPVTDQETLSKAKEQYALPDNFMFFLGNTDPKKNTPNTLKAFADFNKKSEIKYKLVMLDYEENALRKILSDIGCPEIREDIHLTGYVVNTDLPAIISQCKVFLYPSLRESFGIPILEGMACGVPVITSNTSSMPEIAGDAALIVDPHKSEEITSAIQKIVDNEEYREELCKKGVERAKIFSWKNMAKEYLKLYEEVYSEIN
- a CDS encoding heme NO-binding domain-containing protein, whose protein sequence is MKGLIFCEFLEMVEEKFGYETVDEIIEKSNLPSKGIYTSVGTYSHEEMFSLVGQLSVNLKVPVSKLFYTYGVYVFGVFGKAYKDLIIEHSDAFQFLSRVEDTIHVQVLKLYPEAELPTIEIKSQGPHKLELIYTSQRKMADFAEGLIQGCLNYFNEDASINKVGLTEDQTQVLFTIQKNV
- a CDS encoding glycosyltransferase family 2 protein; amino-acid sequence: MKYIEIIFWVALFIIFYSYLGYGILLYLIIKLRRLFGLSKKFTGNQDYEPEVTLFVAAYNEKDYVDEKVKNSKSLNYPQDKVKQVWLTDGSDDGTPDILRKYDGVEVYHEDARGGKIGAMNRGMKFVKTPIVIFSDGNTTLGEDSIQEIVNLFKDPKVGCVSGEKRIYQKDADAAAGAGEGLYWKYESTLKKWDAEWYSVVGAAGELFAIRTELWQEVEKDTLLDDFIISLRVAMSGYTIQYNPNAYAIETASANVKEELKRKVRISAGGIQSVVRLSPLLNLFKYGRLSFQYISHRVLRWTLTPLLLLLLIPLNFVLAYNSGMNPSNIYTILFYAQIAFYAAALLGWFLENRQIKIKVLFVPYYFFIMNLSVYLGFRRYIKGNQSVKWERAKRG
- a CDS encoding hybrid sensor histidine kinase/response regulator; this encodes MNTNMKIDMKGHTPTVLVVDDNPNNLKIVALTLRELNFKIVIATNGKSAIDLVERTKPDLVLLDIMMPEMDGFQVCEIIKSKEKHKNLPIIFLTAVGEKSKIVKGFELGGVDYITKPFNKEELIIRIKTHLELKFTRDELQETSDHLADLNSLKDKMFSVIGHDLRSPLGNIQMTLDLLSKGIFEHDSDDYKETMQTLVECSDEVSNLLENLLGWAKSQSGNLKMQPEQINVANLVESSFYLFKRNLSLKNISFESQVSDSIEISADMYLTKTILRNLISNALKFTAEGGKIIVQCELNEEHIHLSVVDTGIGITEEDQTKLFDAKEHISNYGTNGETGRGIGLKVAGSFAEKMEGKITVESQIDNGSTFTLDLPITKN